CATTTTTAATAAGGACCTACCGAGATCTTTGGTTGGGAGAATATGGTAGTAGAAATAAGCTAAGGGTCTATGTGTTAGCCAGGGGGTGGGTTGGGCTCTTTGAAATTTTTGTAATGACCTTGTTTTCTCTAGCAAACTCATTAAATCCCCCTAACAGACAATTCCAAGGTGTTTGTATTCCCACTACTGGCATGTGACGGAAAAGAGGAAAGGAAAGCACCGGAGTTGATCCTGAAGCTAAAGAATGGCCCTAACAAGATGGTGAGATGCACTTGAAGAAGGTGGCTCATACATGTAGCCAATTCGCCATGTTTCTAATAATGCTTATCTATGAACAATGCTATGCTAAATTATCATTAAGTTTCATATGTGACGCGACAAACATGACGAGAAAGATTTCTTCATATAACTTCGTCACATTCACATATGATTTTCAATGACAATATTGGCATATTTACTGTGACAAAAATGATTCATCATAGATATGGAtttttctaatatttttcttgtgCTCCAGAGGAAGTTGTAAGCTGATTGGTTGTTATTTCAAGACTGTAAAGCAGGGACGAGCTTTTTAGTTATTAATCCTTTTTTTAGTGGTTTGATCAGTGGACCGACTCCCTTCATTTCCTAACCGTGTCACGGAGATCACATGCAGTGCAACGCAAAGTGCTCATGCTTGCTCAAATAATTCAGGAAATTGTTATTGTACAAGCACCTTTTATGCCGCTGCATGTGCCTGCTAAAACGTAACAAAGAGGTGTTActtatatgttatatatatattgtgtaGCAGAAAAGTGATGAACAACACATAGCTGTATCTAATTTAATAATTAGCTAGGAGGTGttttgggagagagagagagaggtcacTGTAGCACGCACAGTGTTCTTTTCAGCTTTTTTTTGTTTCCCCTTTTCTtcttggtccaatctagataaTATAACCACTTGCTCTTTTtagatttatttatttgttaccTTATGTGAGTTAGTCTTGCATAATTTGAGGATAGTTGTTGGCCACTTACATGCATCACTAGTAGTACGAATCAGATACGAATGGGTATCATTGATATTacattgttttcatatttttgttaGGATTCAGATTCGAATACAGATAGTGTAAACCATACTGGATAGGATAATAAATATACAATTTGAGTATTTAGATACATATAAGGTATCAGATGTTAAATATTTGGAATCGGATACGATTACCGTTTTCTTATAATACTAGTTCCGATCCTTTCATCAGCTCTTTCTAGCTATTTCCTTATAGGAATAATTTCAGCATCCTGCGTCCGGCCATCAAATCGTTGTCTAACATCATGTTTCCTCTTCTGTGCACcatcatgaaaaaaaaaacacaacgaGGCATCAGTAGTAATGACCAACTCATCTCAGCACTAGAGTACGCTGGTTACATACAGTTTAACAAGCTAACAGTGCAGTAataacatcatatatatatatatatatatatgatgtgccAAAACTAAACACGTACGACGAAGACGTGTACTCGTGTCATTACACGTAgactcatatatatatagtcatatATCACTAGAGAGTAGAGACTACACGCATACGATCGACGGCGTACGTCGATCGGCGTCAAGATCCGATCCATCGATCAGCAGATCACACTTCGTCCAAAGAtggatgcatgcatatatgggAGAGCCAGTAATGGAGATCTCTCGAGACCGGCCATGATCGAGACAAGCTAGCTGCTGGTGTTGGAAGCGAGCGCGATGATGTCGAGCGCGACGGAGCAGAGCTGCCTGAGCGCCTCCTCCCTCGCCGCCAGCTCCGTCGGGTACTGCCCGCCGGCGGGCTTCTGCCGCCGGAACAGCGCCTTGCACACCTGCGGGtactcggcggcggcgctcacGTGCACGGACGCGAAGTCGTAGTCCTGCTGCGCGATGGAGTCACCGGCGGCGGCCAGCGCGTCCCGGGCCTGCCCGTACTTGGCGGCACACGTGCGAAGCAGCGCCGTGGCGGCGGTGGCCGCCGGGGCCGCCGCCTGCGCGTTGGACGACGTGGCGGTGCCGTTGCCGTTGGCGAGCGCCGTGGCCGTGGCGGCGCCGCCCGAGGCGTTGGCGGCCGCCGCGGACACGGCGATGGTGGAGAGCCCGCGGACGTCGGCCGTGGCGCTGGACGGGTCGGCGCCCAGCGCGGACACGCACAGGTCGTAGTAGGCTGTGGAGTTGCAGGTGCTGCGTACTAGCTCCGCCGTGGTTGGTTGGGGAGGCGGCGAGGAGTGCTTGGGGGTGCCATGGCCGGCGTGGCCGTGGTGCGGCACGGCCGGCGTCGGGCCGGAGCGAGAGCCGAGGGTGCTCAGAGGGAGCAGGGACAAGAGGAGGAGCACCACCATTGCCATGTTATGATGATGAGCTTGATGATCTTTGTAGCTTGTGTGTGAGAAGACTCTGAAGACGACTACTACTAATGAGGttgtattatattatatatatgggaTGAAGCTTGTGTTTGTGTGTTTGAATAATTCTAGTGTCGATTGGatgagaagatgatgatgagttGTGTGTTTGTGTTGGAGATTGAGCAGGGAGTGAGagggtttttataggaggtgAGAATTGTTGGCTGTCAATGTTGACTCCAATAACAATGCAAGTGGAGTGGAGGAGTCCACCATGACCACCACCATGCCGTGTACACTTTATTAATTCACTCCCTGAGTGCCTAACCAGCTACTATACTAGCTTTTTATATTAGACAAAATCTTAGTTGGGATAGGTTCTCTCTGCTGATTgttaatttcccaacacctctgCCAGGGGAAATGGAAAATGCATATAGCCATGCATGCTATGCTGCTGACTTACTATTCATGAATTGTTAATACTGCACACACGCATAAGTACTACGATATATAGATATATGGAGATGCATGACCAATTGTTTGAGAAGTAGAGTAACAAATTGATGAGTAAAGTAGTATATAcccatgttttaaatagcgagctAATGCCAAAGTGTTTAGCGTTTTATAAACCGTAATTAGCGTATTTTAGCGGTAAAATTGTGCATGAACGCAAAAAGCGGCATAATTTTTTTCAAGCTATTTCAGACTGCAGCGGCAAAAATAGTAGGCTATTTTTTCGATGGTATATATACATACAGTGATGAAAGGGGTAGAAAAATATATACTACTAGTAAGTAGTACTAAGTGAATATATATGTACACACACCACGTCGAGGTTTCACTTGCAGAGATTATAATTGCAATGATGCACACCACTATGAAAATAAATGAAAAGACAACCGAACCTTTTGGTAAGCAAGGTCAAGTTGCTCTCAACATGCATTAGGCATCATCTATCCACTGTTACTTGACAATGCGAGGGCACTATATGTTCTCACACACACGTACAGCTAGTATGCTACTACTCCATatatagtttatttttttttcttcaagaTCATTGCTAATACACTACACGTCCGTGTTTCTCGTGTGGATGTATGCCTCCTAAGTTACTCAATAATGATAGTATAGTATAAGCTAGTTTTGTAGCACGTTCAATATAATTACCTCTCCACTTAAGCGGAATTAGCACTAGTGCTTAGTCCATGATAGCCTATTTATTTGCGTGTCCCCTAGCTAATCAACTACAGTAGAGATGCACAAATCCAAGACGCAGATGTTGCGTGCTAGCTGTTGCCGCCTAGCTGGTATTTGTGGAAAAGAACAAAAaacgattttggagatatttcttcGTTCGGACGTGTCCATACACGCAAGAGCATCTAACTCATGTGACTCCTGCATGACTtccagctaaggccttgtttagtttccaaaatttttcaagattctccgttatatcgaatcttgcggcacatgtatgaagtattaaatatagacgaaaacaaaaattaattatacagtttgcctataaatcgtcagacgaatcttttgaccctagctaGTCTATGATCGAACGATATttgccacaaataaacgaaagtgctacaatagtaaAATTCAAAACTTTTCGCCAACTGAACCAGGCCTAAATTGGTTAGAGAAATAAAAACTACCCTCTATATGTCCCAAATTATAGAGATCGTCTAGGCTTTTATAgaggtatatatatagtttttgcTATACATCTAAATATATTATGAACATTATGTctaatataaaaattatatatcTAGAAATAACAATACGAAAGGACCATAAAAAACCTCTCTCATCCGCGCGTAACCACGGCTACCAACAAGAACTGTGGCTGCTTGCTGATTTGTTCCCGGTCTTTGTTAGCTTACTAGGTGAGTGCCCGTGCGTTGTAACGGGggcaaaaaaaatcataaaattacatagtttattgtGTGAAGCTAATATAAAATAGTATCACACCAGAATTACATGCCAcaagaaaaataataaaaattggGTTTGAGTTATTGGCCCGTGTGTTGCTGCTGACACGAAAACTTTAAATGGAGTAATATAACACAAAACACCTAATAAATAGAATCTATAGAATTTTATTCAACAAAAAAGAGCAAAAATAACCATAATGAGAGAGGTACCCAACATGACAGCCAGCCTTATTCCCATGGGAAATTTCTATATTAATTTTTCTAAGGTAACCAACTAATTATGATATATGCAACCAGTGTATGAAATCGCAAACTAATCCCAAATTTCACCTCCATACCCCATGTTCTCTACACCACCCAGTACTTGTTGTCCTTTTTTTGCAGTTAGCTATTAGTATACAAAGCTACTAAGAATGTGTTGCCTATGCTATCACTCGATAAACTTTGTTCGATTCATGTACCTTTGCaagccttttttttttgcattagTCCACTAATGTGTGGACATGTTCATGGCAACCAACAGACTTAGGATCTTGGAGAGCCCGAATTTGTTCATCTCATCATCGTCCCTTCACAGGCTTTGAAACAACTCAATACCCTGCTTGAAGTCCCCACAGGCCCACCACGCAAGTAGTATACACAAAACTACAAAAGTATGTTGTGAAGAAAGGcaacatgaaaaaaaaatgagCTAGAACATTGCACCATCTCAGCAAGCTCCACGATTATGCTTCTAAGAGATGATCGACAATTGAGTGTTGCTATGGAAAATCTTGTGGTGGTGGTGATCATGAACATACCTCTGCAATTTGTTCAGGGCCGATTGTTTAAGTGAGCATCAAGTTCTCCCCTATTTTGCTCCCCCACTTGGCGATCGCGGTGTCGATCTCCTAGAGGAAGTCGTACTTGAGGTTGGCCACATGGGCCAGGTCCATCCGGTGCTAGGACTCCTGCAGGCTGAACTGTAGCTCCTCGCGATGTTGCTTCAGCCTCTTGATCTCATTGatcctctccttctccttcaTGTACACATATTTTCCTCGAACCCCTCGCCCATGTCGTGTCCCACCTCTCAAAGTCTGTTTGGAATAGAGGAATGTGAAAAAACACAGAAATAGGATGAGTGTGTAGTAGTATaacaaaggaaagaaaaaaacacAGGAAATATTCGGGAAGAGATGTTAATTTGGAGCGCAGAATTCGTAACACAAGAAATACAAAGCATGTCAATGATAACCGGTCATTATGTGTTTGTAAATGATAGTCTGttaattactccctccgttcataaagaatcaattcctagaatctgtgccagtcaaattttttaaaatttgactaactttatagaaaatagtAATGACATAAAATGctcatcttatgaaaatatattctatgataaatctaataatactaatttgataccataaatcttagtatttttttctaaaaatttggtcaaagtttaaaaagtttgacttaagacaactctagaaatatcTGAGGGAGTATATTATCTATGAGTCCATGACCGTCTTTCTAGTGGAGCCATTGGTCTATGGAACAAGCCTATCTACTACTGCACACATACTCATGTTTCCAGGATGGGGAAAAACATCCAACCAGCCGCTTCATCCACTCGTTCTCTCCTCTGTGCACTTCTCTCTCCTAATCTAATCCTCATCGAGAACCACCACGGTTGAGAGCAGGCGAGCAGCTGGGTTCGGGTGGTGGAGGTGAGGGCTGACGCGGTCTGCAGTGAGACACATCCGGCGAGGTCGTGCGGCGCAGCGCGGTGTGGCTGAGCACCGATGAGGCGTGGAGCTGGGGCGGCAGCGCGTGGCGGGGGTGCCGCAGCGAGGCGTGTCTAGACTCTAGGCGCCACGATGCTGCTACTTTGGCGGCGCGCCTGACAGCCCCGACCTCCACCCGCTCCCGTCCTCGGACGcgtccccggcggcggcggtggggagGAAGCTGCCGCTCAAGTCGCCCTCCTCGGTGGCGACGTCATTCTACAGCTCGCCGACCTCGTCCAGGCTGGCCAAGCTCAGTGGGCTCATCGACCCACGCTGCATCCTATTGCCCGGCCGTGTCTCCCCCATCGACCCCGACGCCGGCGTGGTCCCGCCGCTGCCACTCCCGCTCCTACATCCTCATCCTCCGCCGGCTTCCTCCGTCGAGGATTCGGTAGTTCTGCCCCCTGCGGAGCAGCCAATGGCGGTGCTGCTGGCGTTGGCGGCATTGCCATCGGCCACGGTGCCGCTAGGGTGGCCGTGCGGGAGGCAACGAATGCGGCGGTTGGCGTGCTGGATGCCTGGAACCTGGATCTGAGGCCTGGTGGATGGCGCGGTGCGCCTTGGTCGCGTCTCTGCGTATGGGGCCCACCTGTCAGTGCGAAGGAGTCGGGGATGCGTTGgttgcggggggggggggggggggggcgattAGCGTGGGCTGACGATGACCTCcgagtctttttagttgtagagattgaCCGAACACACACATGTACACCCAATTAAGCTAAGTGAGCCGCTGACACTGCTGGTTTCCTACCTGCTTCACTACTGGTCAATGCTCAGCTCATCGACTCATCACCGATCGATCTCATAATTAAATATcgtgtatatatgtatgtataggaGTAGTACTTTGACTATTGCATGCATATATCTCCCGTTGttttttggttgcatttggacttTGTTAGCTTTTTTGGATGGGTCATGCATGCAGCAGCAGTGTAGTAGTGGCAATGGAGCGGACAAACGAATAGTATATGGTGGTGATGTATGTGCAAATGAAACGCGTAGTATGACGACTACGACTACGACGAGACATACATGCACGACATCTCATCATAATAGTAATCCGGCAGAGTCCGGTAGGGTTCCTCTCTCAAACATTATGTATCCGGCCGGCAGCAAGCGTGAACGTGGGAAAAACACGGTCGACCAAAGTGAACTACACGTACGtacctatatatatactacgTATTGCTGTGGTATAGTGCAACTCTCTGTGAACCAAACGAAATCTCTCGAACTCCGTGGATGGTTCTGCACACCtactcgatcgatcgatcgacttTTGTGACAAAGCATGTCTCTGTATATGCACCCTTATCTTTATTATGATAATCTAGAAACTAAAGAGTGAATTGCTTTGTGGGTCAGTTAAAATTTTTTCCACTTTTTACCTAGGTTCATgaattctttttttatttttactcATGCGGGTTCATGAACTTTGTCTACGTCCTAGCTAGCTGCCATCCAAAGCAGCCACATAGGATTTCTGCTGCGTACGTGGCTGCCGCTGATGTAGTGCCACTTGAACTTTATCTTTTGTTCATAAATTGTCTGAAACTTTGAAAAAAGGTATAAAATCATAGAAAAGTTATGAAAAGGAAAATCCAGTGTCCACACGAGTAaatctatgcaataaatgtataATATGACATACTTTAGTTTAAAATTTTTGTTATAGATGTAGATCTATGTgtttctatgcttaactcataACCGCCACTCTTTTGCTTTAATTATGGTGAATTTATGGTAGAATATTCATTGTATGCTTgagctatggtaaaaatttcagcTTCAGCAGAGCATGTATGACCGAGTTATTGATTTAtctaggtttatgcttgtttaATAGTTAATAACTACTTAAAATATGCCCATTATTATTTGATGGTGTACCAAACATATATTTTAAACCTGAGATTTTTATGGGTGATATATAACAACAAATAGCTACTATAAAAACATTACATGCCTAGAATTAGTAGACTAATAATTACTACAATGGGTAATGGAACcatattttccatttttacaccTTTTTAACTATTTATATTAGATGTGAAGAAACTATGTCTATATGAAAatccaaacatggagaaatgtGATAGTTAGATACATGATGGAGAGAAAAAGACATGATTGGACAAAAAGTTATTTTGAAGAAACAATCTACTAGAAATATGGTTTCTAGGTGTAGTGTCTATATAATTTGGTAAGTATGGAAATTATTATCTCATACTTTCTTTGTTAGGACTGCCCTGATAACCAAGCAGGGCCTAGTAATGTAATACATGGTTGTGTAGCTGCTGAAATGTGAATAACCacaatcacttgatttattttcttttttatttttttttcgttTGATAAATCTACATGATACGTGACATCATTTTCTTCCTGAACTTTATTTCCCACCTGAAGACAGCACCTGTAAAATTAATTAAACCCATAGTGCTATCTTTTTCAGGTGGCCTATATATGCATGCACCAAGACAGCGCAAGGGAGATCATACATTTGCGTGAGTGAGTGCACATATATTTGCGTGTTGGCTACTCAGCACCTTTTTTTGCCCTTTTTTGCTCTTTTTTGCagcatctatctatatatatcttaGTATCTTATCGTCGCCGTAGATGGTGCGCCCATTATCTGCTGATTAGTGTGCaactacatacatatatatattgtttGTCGACAATAATAAGCATATTATTCTTTTCAGACGAGATAGGAGTAGACGATTATAGTGCCTGTATATTTCCTACTTGGTGAAGCTATTACTCGATCGTGTGTGCACCCGGCCATTACCTGGGTAAGTGGTTAGTGTGCATGCATCAGTTTTAATTTATTTGTCGACAATTCCTTTTCCTTCTTTTTCAAACAGGATAAATTATACTATTATAGTGATGAACTGACGCCAGTGAAGCTCTTTTGCTAGGTGATCGATGCCTAGCTACCAGGATGTATATATCCATCCATCCTCTAGTAGCTGTCCACTTGTATACTGGCCCGGGAAGTGCAGCACTATATATATAGTAGTATATATCTATCAAGAATGTGATCTTAATAGAcaatatctagtgccactttaaGCTGTTTCGTCGCCCCAAATTAAAAAGAAGAAAACCATGATGATTTTTCTCccttgaaggaagaagaaatttAATTATAGTTGAGCGTCTAAACTATCTCTTGTAAATCTAGAATATTGATGTTAAATAACAAAATGGGACTGCGAGCAAAactaaaaaggaaaagaaggtTCATAACTTTGTCAAACAAATTCTCTTTTACAAAAACCATGAACTCACGCTTGAGGAGATTCGGGGTTCTAGAATAGCAGCTAGAGAGGCGAGCTCTGAACTAGTAATTTCATGAGTGGCGAACTAGGTAACCAAAAGTAGTGTACATAGAAAAAACTATGTAAAT
This window of the Sorghum bicolor cultivar BTx623 chromosome 7, Sorghum_bicolor_NCBIv3, whole genome shotgun sequence genome carries:
- the LOC8068528 gene encoding pectinesterase inhibitor 28 — encoded protein: MAMVVLLLLSLLPLSTLGSRSGPTPAVPHHGHAGHGTPKHSSPPPQPTTAELVRSTCNSTAYYDLCVSALGADPSSATADVRGLSTIAVSAAAANASGGAATATALANGNGTATSSNAQAAAPAATAATALLRTCAAKYGQARDALAAAGDSIAQQDYDFASVHVSAAAEYPQVCKALFRRQKPAGGQYPTELAAREEALRQLCSVALDIIALASNTSS